A region of Stigmatella erecta DNA encodes the following proteins:
- a CDS encoding FAM210 family protein has product MTPTPDENTRRLTLKQRYDRYMARFKEFLSRYGMLAIAVHAVSCLIFYLSFVLLIRAGFQLQSTEGTVGAFAGAYVIYKATQVPRVALTFLITPFIDRLIRRLRNKGQGPSNPSTP; this is encoded by the coding sequence GTGACACCCACTCCCGACGAGAACACCCGCCGTCTCACGCTCAAGCAGCGCTACGACCGGTACATGGCGCGCTTCAAGGAGTTCCTCTCCCGCTACGGGATGCTGGCCATCGCCGTGCACGCGGTGTCCTGCCTGATCTTCTACCTGAGCTTCGTGCTGCTCATCCGCGCGGGCTTCCAGTTGCAGAGCACCGAGGGCACGGTGGGAGCCTTCGCCGGGGCGTATGTCATCTACAAGGCCACCCAGGTCCCGCGCGTCGCCCTCACCTTCCTCATCACGCCCTTCATCGACCGGCTCATCCGGCGGCTGCGGAACAAGGGGCAGGGCCCCTCGAATCCCTCCACGCCCTGA
- a CDS encoding DUF3396 domain-containing protein, with protein sequence MHRPHSEISQGVLKALEHYRSAVGPEGLGLYADEEGSWWTLDAEGWDAVRHQLHHPHRASVHLVDASAEQRRYRFDYDGKRLGAPALAHEPGAVSAVAFWLPAEYLEAQGPEQVRALAMTLAGPLPFCSGHAGLAFNGLLDKSGVKKELLPWLFRHPGLDIPELDRYSWTLGTRVRTISWLTFLGPPVLDELGGAAALHARLSWPGTRVEAMGGGRAVVTLGAFPEAGDTEAGELLPGYRELAQALEPWLYQAPFQPGSGFTEEALRRWERRFLD encoded by the coding sequence ATGCATCGCCCCCACTCAGAGATCTCCCAAGGAGTTCTCAAGGCGCTGGAGCACTACCGAAGTGCCGTGGGCCCGGAGGGCCTGGGCCTTTATGCGGACGAGGAGGGAAGCTGGTGGACGCTGGATGCAGAAGGATGGGATGCCGTTCGCCACCAACTGCACCATCCGCACCGGGCCAGTGTCCATCTCGTGGATGCATCCGCGGAGCAGCGCCGCTACCGGTTCGATTATGACGGCAAACGGCTTGGGGCTCCTGCCCTTGCCCATGAGCCCGGCGCGGTGTCCGCCGTGGCCTTCTGGCTTCCGGCCGAGTACCTGGAGGCCCAGGGTCCTGAACAGGTCCGTGCGCTCGCGATGACTTTGGCGGGCCCGCTCCCTTTCTGTTCCGGTCACGCAGGCCTTGCCTTCAACGGGCTACTGGACAAGTCAGGCGTGAAGAAAGAACTCCTTCCGTGGCTCTTCCGCCATCCCGGGTTGGATATTCCCGAGTTGGACAGGTACTCCTGGACCCTCGGCACTCGCGTGCGCACGATCTCCTGGCTCACGTTCCTGGGCCCTCCCGTTCTGGACGAGCTGGGAGGGGCGGCGGCCCTTCACGCGCGGTTATCGTGGCCTGGCACCCGGGTGGAAGCGATGGGCGGAGGGCGTGCTGTCGTCACCCTGGGCGCATTTCCAGAAGCTGGCGACACGGAAGCCGGCGAGCTTCTTCCCGGCTACCGGGAGCTGGCTCAAGCCTTGGAGCCCTGGCTTTATCAAGCGCCCTTTCAGCCAGGGTCAGGCTTCACCGAGGAAGCGCTGCGCCGCTGGGAGCGCCGGTTTCTCGATTGA
- a CDS encoding MarR family winged helix-turn-helix transcriptional regulator, whose product MPRSSKVRAASSQDASLVAIERAMVRLRRSFTRRAISRRVEREQGEPVAASRAFVADALDQGPSEEGGVTVGEVAERLGIDPSRASRMVSEAIEAGDVVRVASQRDGRRSCLELTPQGRALAEAAGQHRRHFFVAVMEDWPAEERKQFARLLERFVTSLDRVSAGSRDEE is encoded by the coding sequence GTGCCCCGTTCCTCGAAGGTCCGTGCCGCCTCTTCCCAGGACGCCTCGCTCGTGGCGATCGAGCGCGCGATGGTGCGCCTCCGCCGTAGCTTCACGCGCCGAGCCATCAGCCGGCGTGTGGAGCGGGAACAGGGGGAGCCCGTCGCGGCCTCGCGTGCCTTCGTGGCCGACGCACTCGATCAAGGGCCGTCCGAAGAGGGCGGGGTGACGGTGGGGGAGGTGGCCGAGCGCCTGGGCATCGATCCATCGCGCGCCAGCCGGATGGTCTCGGAGGCCATCGAGGCGGGGGACGTGGTCCGGGTGGCGTCCCAGCGTGACGGGCGGCGGAGCTGCCTGGAACTGACGCCGCAGGGGCGTGCGCTCGCCGAGGCGGCGGGGCAGCACCGGCGCCACTTCTTCGTGGCCGTGATGGAGGACTGGCCAGCGGAGGAGCGCAAGCAATTCGCGCGGTTGCTCGAGCGCTTCGTCACATCCCTCGACAGGGTGAGCGCGGGGAGCCGGGACGAAGAGTAG